ACCCGGCCATCAGAGGCAGCCTAGGGTGCTCATTCTCGTCGCCTTCCGTCTCCTACCGCTGGAGACGGTGAAAACCTAGATCGGCGTGGAGCCATGGACGAGCCCCAATCCTCCCCGCCCCTCTCCTCCCCAATGGCGATCTCCTTCTCCCCCATCAGATCTCACCTCTGCTCCAGCCCCGCGTGAGGCCGGTGCGCAACAGAGCACGGTTTGGTGGTGGACGAGTCAAGCGCGAGCGGCGCGGGCCTTGGTGTGGGCGTGCGTGTGCAGGGCGTGGCGGCGGGGTCgaggcggcggcggtgctgtCCTCGGTggaagcggaggaggaggcgCTCCTGGCCGAGGTCTAGCGGGAGGCCAGGCGGCACGGAAGCGGGCGGGCTCCCTGGGAGCTCCTCGCCGTGCTGCGGGAGGCCAGGCGCGCCGCGGTGCGGCTGCGAGCTGCAGTAGCGCAAGGTGACCGCGCGGTGGAGCTGATGGCGGGCTCTCCGCGAAGCCTATTCCTTGtcgcgcggcggcggcgatggaggCTTCCCAGGTCGGCCGGCCTCCTTCCCCAGCTCCAGCACAGGCATCGGTTGGACGAGGGATTCAGCGGCAGCACGGAGCGCGGCCGGAGCACCGGCAGCGGCTGGACGCGGCAGCGGTGGTGGTAGGCACTACTGCGTTGGGGACGGGCCATGCAGCAACACACTTTGGAACACACTCTGGGATGCACGGTCGCCCGTTCCTGTGACGCCATGGTGAGCACCTCTCAATCCTTCTTTCTATATGCTCCTGATCTCTCTTttgggctttttctttcgatttgCTTGTACTTTAAGATCTTGCGTGTGAACTGTTTGATGAAATGTATGTGTACTGATTCATTCTTGCTGCTCTATTTTTTTGGCTCCCCGTGCAGCAGCTGCTGGCCAAGCAAGGCACTTTGTGCGGTGACGGACTGCTCCTGGAAGAAAATGAGGACAATAGCTTCAATGCCACATGTAAGCTCCGTGCTCATCGCCTGTTAATTTACTCTAAAAAAGTGATGAGGTGCATCTTGTTCAACTTGTGTAGATTTGCTAGGGCTTTGGTTGCAGTGGATGTTTTATTTTGTTTACCAATTTTCTTTTGCCAAATTTGTTTTTCAAACTTATTTTTTGTGTGATTATAATACCTGTAGGAATTGATACTGAGCTACATGATGATGCACTTAATTAAGGAACTATACTTGAAAGATCACCCGTATGGCGAATGGCTCAAGAGACAAGATATACCTCACAGACTATGTCCCAAAAACTTACAAAGTTGCTTGAAGCATTTCTGGTTCATGACACCTTCATGATAGGACGATTATCTGGTTAAAATATCGGGTAGGATACAAAATGAAATGCAACGCCAATTAGTGAGTGCAAGTAGGCTAGGGTATGTAGGAAACTGTTTCCCAATATTTGTTTTGTCATGGTTAACATATTGTTATCATCCATATAATATACTGTTGAAATATTCATGATAGGACGATTATCTGGTTAAAATATTCAGGATAAAGAGTCAACACAATTTCTTTGCATGATAAAGAGTTTACATTGATTAGATTTTCAGTTGAACATTACTGTTGAATGCTGATAGAAGGTTGTTGCTTTCTGTGTTTGACTAAGCTTGTTTGTGTTATTCACTTTCTCCTTATTTCTGCAGTAATAAGCTACAACAAACACAACAGATTGATTGCGAGGAGTTGGTGCTCCTTCATCTCCTCCCTCAGCCAGGAGATGTCAGCGAGATTTCTTGTGCCAATGATGCACAGTGAGGAGGTGGTGCGGCCTTGTGGCGTGTTTGCAACGGTGGATCCGGTGGCCTGCCAGCAGCCTCGCCATCTCTGGCTTGTTACTAGGTATACCATCTCCCTCCCGGATCTTCTTTAATTCTCCAATGGAATTCATGATTTATGCTCAGTTGGTGTGGTGTTCTCAATATTGTTTGGTGGTCCACACAGATGCAAAAGGAGTGAAGAAAAATTTGGGATTAATGATGCATTGCTTACTAAAAAAGAAGAGATATATTTATTTAATGAAGAGCTCTAAATAATTAGTGCTGAGCTTTTCTTATGATAGGTCGTATTCTCTATCAATAATATTAATATTCTTACTAAAACATTTGGAAGCTTTTGGGACAAACAATGTGTGAGCGTGACCTTGCTATTACTTCTTTTCTTATCATGGTGCAAATGGATTATGTCAATTGCTAACCAGCGTTGGAAAAAACCATTCTTTCACTCCACACAATGCAGCTGTTGTGCTCCAACGGTTCAATTCCCAAGACACAAAGATTTTTTACGTTTGTTAACTTAAATACTTCTAAGTATCATGGCTCCTAGAGGAAAATGCTTAATTGTATGCTAATTTCTCTCTCTTTTGGTATCCTTTGTTCTATTATAGATGTGACATAATGCTTGTTTCTACTTCTAGCAGGCTCCTTGTAATTACTATCAAGAATCATGCCAATTTGCCTACTGCAGCTAAAAGTACAGATGAAAGGCCTTAGTTTCCAATACTATTGTTGTAGTACAAGTTGGTGAAACTGATTTGTGATGCAAATTACATGAGTGGTCTGGTGACAATGGCTTAGTTCATTGCTCATCTTAGCAGTTAGCACAGCTAAAATCTATTGTGGCATAGGAGCTCACAAGATTGAGATGATCTTCTGAAACTTTTGTAACACTGAAATTATATTTTTTCTGATGTTTTGTACAATACT
This Lolium perenne isolate Kyuss_39 chromosome 1, Kyuss_2.0, whole genome shotgun sequence DNA region includes the following protein-coding sequences:
- the LOC127315364 gene encoding uncharacterized protein isoform X1, which translates into the protein MQQHTLEHTLGCTVARSCDAMQLLAKQGTLCGDGLLLEENEDNSFNATLISYNKHNRLIARSWCSFISSLSQEMSARFLVPMMHSEEVVRPCGVFATVDPVACQQPRHLWLVTSCCLEHG
- the LOC127315364 gene encoding uncharacterized protein isoform X2 gives rise to the protein MQQHTLEHTLGCTVARSCDAMLLAKQGTLCGDGLLLEENEDNSFNATLISYNKHNRLIARSWCSFISSLSQEMSARFLVPMMHSEEVVRPCGVFATVDPVACQQPRHLWLVTSCCLEHG